DNA from Methanospirillum lacunae:
AAACAGAGGATGACGGGTTTTTAATAACCAGAACCGGTTCTTATCTGGATGATCCGGGAGAATTGGTTTACGCTCCAATGTCTGGAGAAGTTTCAAAAACAGCATCCAGTGAGTGGCGTGTTCACCGGGCAGTATACCAGAATACAAGGCATCGTGCTATTGTCCATGCTCATCCTCCTTATGCGATCGCTGCATCTCTCATGCTTGATGAAGTGGTTCCTCTTGATAGTGAAGGAAAGATGTTCTGTCCTATCATTCCAATTGCTCATGGCGAACCTGGAACACAGGAGCTCGCTGAAGATATTGCCGAATGTCTTGCACTCTCGCCGCTCTGCATTGCCCGGGGTCATGGGACATTTGCAGCAGGCAAGACAATTGAGGAGGGTTACCTCTTCACCTCTCTTGGAGAACATGCATGCCGTGTTCTCTCGCTCACACGATCGTTCCAGGGGTAGAACATGAGTATTGAAGAGAAGTTTCAAAGACTGAACCCAGCAGCTCAGAATGCAGCAGAGGCTTTCATTGATTTTCTTCTCTCCCGTGAAGAGCGTGATTTCTCTTCCGATGAAGAGATGAGTGAAGAGTTTGGAAGTATTGAATCAGATCCTGCCGTGAATCAGGTAGAAAGTAATGCATTCCGATCCTCTAAGACTGATAACTCTGGTATCATCCTTGCAGAAGAACGCATGATCGAGGAAGAGAGTGTTATCGATTTTGCAGATATAAACACCCGGTTTGCCCCAAAAGATTCTCAAAAGGGCGGAAAAGATAAGGCCGGCCCTGTAAGGCAGAAAAAAATGTTTGACTGGATCTGATATCAGGTGATGTCACTTCTTTTGTTGAAGATTACACAACTCGTGATGTAGTTGAGAGTTCAATGCCTTTCTCGGTTACAATGAATGGCAATACTCTGCCGGGTGGCTGCATCCCAGAAATTTTTTTCACTTCAAGTGCCCTTATAACCTCATTTCCCCTCATCTCTTCATGTAGTTCGATGACTACGTCACAGAGTCGTATCAGAAGTATCTCATTATAGAGCTCATGAAGGCCACGGTACAGAGTAAAAAAAGCGTGATCATGTGAATCTGAAATCCACTGCCGACAGGAAGATACTCCTGAAAGAACTGGTTCAATCCCCTCTCTTATGATCAATGTAGAGAGTGAATCAACGATTATCCCTTTTCCCTCTCCCTTAAAAATATCAGAGCACGGCATGGTTCTGGAATCGATCATTCCCTCTTCCAGGTATCCATCTATCATGAAAAATGATCGTTTTTCTGGTGATATGGACCAGAACTGCCTGGCAAACCTGTCAGCCCCTGATGTTGCAGATCCAATAAGAAGGATTGAACTACCTGGAATGAATCCACCTTCAAGTGCAAGATCAAGGCCGTTAATTCCGGTTGAGCTTCTTCCTTTATAAGCTCGGATTATAACCCGGCTAGTATCTGTATCATCGGGCATGAATTATCTGGTAATAATCTGATGATGCGTACGGTATCATTATATTTTCCTCTAGTAATTAGTTATTACAATAGTATGGTGGGGGCTCTTTTCAGAATAACTATAGGAAGTGCCGGTATGAAACCGGTGTGAAAGGCCCGCCCACTGATTGGGCTGAAAGATGGCGCTCAAGATCAAATTTGGCAAAGGAAAACCAAAGTCTGGTGGAGAGAGCCAAAGCCAGGACTCCACGTCTGTATCCTCCGATATTTCCATAAAAAAGCCACGGCTCATTTCGAGCCTTAAAAAGACCGAATCAGGATCAGATAAATCAGATATTACATCTCAACTAACTCCTGAACCAGTGAAGGCAGGTATCAAAAAGTTTCCTGGAGTGAAAAGAGTAAAACCCTCCGAAGATGTAGGGATGCAAGATGCTAATCTGTCCGGTTCATTGAATCCAGAGAAGGGTGAGGAAAAATCTAAAAAAATCGGATTTTTCAGAAAATTTTGGAGTATCGCTCCCCAAAAGCGAAGAGAGGTATATAATCCTGATCTACATGGTTCTGTCGTTGATCTTACCTATATTCCACCACCGGGAGTAGAGGAGATAGAGGTATACCCTGTCAATCCCCCTTTTGCATACATCAGGATAACTTACAATTACCCAAACCATGAGTATCTCTACGAGGTTGTAGAACCCCTTTACACAGATTCAGAGAAGAAACTGCTTGATGAGTTGAAAAAGGGGATCTTTGAACGGGTGAATGTGAACACAAGACAGATCTCCCGTGAGATAGCTGCAGAGCTCCTTGAAGAGATGATGAATGAGGTCTTTGCAGATTATGCGATTCACCTGGATCCAAGAACTTATGCCAAGATCCATTATCAACTTCACAAGGATTTCCTTGGTAACGGTATGGTTGATGCAATCATGCATGACCCGTTGATTGAGGATATCTCATGTGATGGAATCGAGCGGTATCTCTTTGTGTATCATTCAAAATACGAGTCGATGGAGACGAACCTCAAGTACCTGGATCCTGGTGATCTTGACTCATTTGTCACTAAACTAGCACAGCGTGCCGGAAAGCACATCTCTGTCGCTGAGCCGATGCTTGACGCTACAATGTCTGATGGTTCACGTATCCAGATGACTCTCGGAACTGAAGTCACTGCTCATGGTTCGACCTTTACCATCCGTAAGTTCAAAGAAGTCCCCATCACGCCGACTGACCTTGTGGAATGGGGTACCTTTTCACCTCTCTCAATAGCTTTCCTCTGGCTTGCAGTGGAGAACGGGAAATCCTGTATTTTTGCCGGTGGGACCGCATCGGGAAAGACGACCTCACTAAATGCCATCTCCCTTTTTATCCCGCCTCTGGCAAAGATTGTTACTCTTGAAGATACCCGAGAACTCAAGCTTCCTCATGCAAACTGGATTCCAAGTGTTACCAGGGAGTCGTTTGATATTGCAGGGAAAGGGGAGATCGATATGTATGAACTCCTCAAGGCCGCCCTTCGTCAGCGTCCAGAGTATCTGATTGTCGGAGAAGTCCGTGGCAAAGAGGCTCTCACACTCTTTCAGGCAATGAGCACCGGACATGTTACATATTCAACGATGCATGCTGATTCAGTTGCCAGTGCGGTTCATCGTTTAGAAAATCCCCCTATTTCTGTGCCCAGGAACATGCTCTCGGCCTTGGATCTTATTTGTGTGCAGGTCCAGGCAAGGGTCGGTGGGCAACGGATCAGGCGTAACAAGCAGATCATTGAAATCCTGGATATTGATCCCAGGACTAATGAACTTATCACGAATGAGGTCTTCCGGTGGCGTCAGGCGACTGATGAGATCACATATTCAGGAAAATCATACATCCTTGAAGAGATCATGGAAGCTCATGGATGGGACGAAGAGCGGATTAGTCGTGATCTGATGCAGCGTCAGGAGGTACTTGAATGGATGCGTCAGCATGATATTCGCGATTACCGGGAAGTGAGTAATATTGTTGTCTCGTATTTCAGGGACTCTGAAGGGCTGATGGAACAGATTCGGTCCGGTGCCAATGAACTCATATGAACGATTCTGCTTCAACCTGCTTGGGAGCAGGATGCTTTCCAGTCGTGAAAAGTATTTTGATCTGATCGCAAATCTCCGTTCTGCCCGAATGGGAATTACTTTTGAGGCCTACCTCGCAACAGCAGTTATTACTTCCGCAATTGCTGGATTCTTCGGTTCCATTCTGGTAGCACTGATTGTATACCTGCTCAATATTCCTGCGTTGATAACGTTCAAAGGAAATATACCTCAGGACATTGCTTCTGGTATCAACCAGTTCTCT
Protein-coding regions in this window:
- a CDS encoding RAD55 family ATPase, which produces MPDDTDTSRVIIRAYKGRSSTGINGLDLALEGGFIPGSSILLIGSATSGADRFARQFWSISPEKRSFFMIDGYLEEGMIDSRTMPCSDIFKGEGKGIIVDSLSTLIIREGIEPVLSGVSSCRQWISDSHDHAFFTLYRGLHELYNEILLIRLCDVVIELHEEMRGNEVIRALEVKKISGMQPPGRVLPFIVTEKGIELSTTSRVV
- a CDS encoding aldolase, whose translation is MVSGEEVSADFKRFGNRLVVEHLVGANFGNMSVKTEDDGFLITRTGSYLDDPGELVYAPMSGEVSKTASSEWRVHRAVYQNTRHRAIVHAHPPYAIAASLMLDEVVPLDSEGKMFCPIIPIAHGEPGTQELAEDIAECLALSPLCIARGHGTFAAGKTIEEGYLFTSLGEHACRVLSLTRSFQG
- a CDS encoding type II/IV secretion system ATPase subunit, with protein sequence MALKIKFGKGKPKSGGESQSQDSTSVSSDISIKKPRLISSLKKTESGSDKSDITSQLTPEPVKAGIKKFPGVKRVKPSEDVGMQDANLSGSLNPEKGEEKSKKIGFFRKFWSIAPQKRREVYNPDLHGSVVDLTYIPPPGVEEIEVYPVNPPFAYIRITYNYPNHEYLYEVVEPLYTDSEKKLLDELKKGIFERVNVNTRQISREIAAELLEEMMNEVFADYAIHLDPRTYAKIHYQLHKDFLGNGMVDAIMHDPLIEDISCDGIERYLFVYHSKYESMETNLKYLDPGDLDSFVTKLAQRAGKHISVAEPMLDATMSDGSRIQMTLGTEVTAHGSTFTIRKFKEVPITPTDLVEWGTFSPLSIAFLWLAVENGKSCIFAGGTASGKTTSLNAISLFIPPLAKIVTLEDTRELKLPHANWIPSVTRESFDIAGKGEIDMYELLKAALRQRPEYLIVGEVRGKEALTLFQAMSTGHVTYSTMHADSVASAVHRLENPPISVPRNMLSALDLICVQVQARVGGQRIRRNKQIIEILDIDPRTNELITNEVFRWRQATDEITYSGKSYILEEIMEAHGWDEERISRDLMQRQEVLEWMRQHDIRDYREVSNIVVSYFRDSEGLMEQIRSGANELI